The sequence TGGATTCACGAGCCCACGCCGAAGGCCCTGCATGCCGATACTTTTGAGAACCTACACTGGTACCCCTTCATCACCTTTTGGCAGGTAGCGCTGGACCAGATCAACTCGCTCAACGTTCCCGGCGGCCACGGCCACAACTACTTCGAGGAAACCTTCTGGTACTGGGATTCCGTTCTCGGCTCGCAGACCCGCACCCAGCTCACCCCCGAGCTCGCGGAGCGCATGCGGGAATTCGTCGCGCGCGACCAGCTCAACAAACCGACCGACTTCCGCACGCAGGTGCGCAAACAGTTCTAGCCGCACACGCGTGCAGCCCACAGTCCTAGCCGCACTTCACACCAGTGCTGTGGTGCGGGCAGTAGCCGTTGGGCACCTTGTGAAGGTATTGCTGGTGCTCATCCTCGGCCAAGTAGTACTCACCAGCCTCCGTTTCACTGAGCAGGGTGACGTCGGTAGTCGTGGCGCCGAAGCCGGCGGCGACAAGCTTGGCGGCGTAGGAATCCACCAGCTGCTGGATCTCCGCGCGCTCCTCCTCCGTCTCTGGATAGAAGGCAGAGCGGTACTGGGTTCCCACATCGTTGCCTTGGCGAAAACCCTGAGTCGGATCGTGGGCCTCCAAGGCCTTCACGACGAGGTCGCGCAAGCTTACGCGCTCTGGGTCGTAGGTAATCTGGACGGCTTCTGCGTGGTTAGTCAGCCCGCGGCAGACCTCGTAATAGGTGGGGTTCGGGGTGATTCCACCGGCGTATCCCACGGAGGTGGACTCCACGCCTTCGGTCTCCCAGTACATCTTTTCCGCACCCCAGAAACAACCGATGGCGATGATGAGGGACTTCTGTCCCTCCTTCCACGGGCCAGTGATAGGTGTGCCCAGCACGGCGTGGGGCTGCGGGTTGTCCAGGATGGGCTCCGCCCGGCCGGGGAGGGCTTGCTCCTTGGAAACGAGCTTCGGTTCGGGCTTGTAGAGGAACATGCAGGATTCTCCTTTACGTGTTGTTGCACCACTTATACTCTCCCACGCTGTACGCGAGCCAGGTTTTTGTTCACCGCCTCGGACCGGCGACTAAGCGTGGCGACTAAAAGTATTGTGGCCAAATTCTCAATCTGCCCCTACCATGGGCCGCGAACCCAATAGAAAGGATTTCAACAATGGCTGTTTACGAACTTCCGGAACTCGACTACGCATACGACGCACTGGAGCCGCACATCTCCGCTGAGATCATGGAGCTGCACCACTCCAAGCACCACGCTGGCTACGTTGCTGGCGCTAACGCTGCGCTTGAGGCTCTGGAGGAGCAGCGCAACGGCGAGGCTAACGCTGATGCCATCCGCGCGCTGTCCAAGAACCTGGCCTTCAACCTGGGTGGCCACGCCAACCACTCCATCTTCTGGAAGAACCTTTCCCCGAACGGTGGCGGCGAGCCGACCGGTGACCTGGCTGAGGCTATTAACCGCGACTTCGGGTCCTTCGAGAAGTTCAAGGCTCACTTCTCCGCTGTTGCTACCGGCCTGCAGGGCTCCGGTTGGGCAGTTCTGGGCTACGACCACATTGCTGGCCGCCTGGTTATTGAGCAGCTCACCGATCAGCAGGGCAACATCTCCGTGAACTTCACCCCGCTGCTCATGCTGGATATGTGGGAGCACGCTTTCTACCTCCAGTACAAGAACGTGAAGGCTGATTACGTCAAGGCAGTCTGGAACGTCTTCAACTGGGAGGACGTTGCTGAGCGTTACGCTGCTGCCACCAAGTAAGCAGCTCACCGGCCTTAGGGCCAGCTAGCGCTACACCGCGCCGATGCCCCTCGGATTTTCTGAGGGCCCGGCGCGGTTTCGCCGTTTTTCAGGTGCCTGCGACTGAGCAATATGGGCCCGTGCCTGACCACAAGGGCCCTAACTGACGGAAAATCTCAGCCCGCCATTCCACTCGGCCACTCTATGAGTCACTTCCTCCAAGCAATTGGAATTGATAACCGCGCTAACGGGGAAAACGAGGGAACGTCACTCTACTGCGTGAGCAAATCAAACGACTAGCCAGCTCGATTATCACCGTCCAAAGCGATGATGGAGTGCACGCTCGAGGTGCAAACACTCAAATCTTGGATGCCTGGAACCTTTGGTTTGACGCGCGCGACCCAAACCAAGGCAGCTTCATGGAATCAGAGTTGGTTTTAACGAACCGGTTCTTCCGCCATGTAGCTGAATCCCCCATCCCTATCGACCTCAATGTATTGCGCCAGCTCAACAGACTGAAGCGTCCTGGGTTTAGTTCCGTCTGAGCAGATGGGAAAATCTGGGGCACTTCAATTGACTTCCTTCACCCCGTTCACTAGGTGTGAGGAAGTTGAAGGTTGGTTACCGAAGCAATCTTAGATCGCCGAAATTCGGCCTGCGCGATAGCTCGGTAGAAGTTATCATTATTAGCACCACTGCCAATATCTACGGAAAGCATATTTAATATGCAAAACAACAACACCGCATCGCCTCACTGATGATCGCAGACGTTATTGCTTGGCTGGCCCTATAAAAACATGGACAATATCGAGCATCGCATTTCCCAATTAGAACTTAACCAAACACGGCTCGCAATCCTACTCAACTCAGCCCCCGAAGAGCATAAAGCGTGGGATAAAGCGTGCCTACGCCATGACCTCACCTTCGAACAAGAATACAGGACTCGACAAGAAATCCTAGATTTCCTCAACTCAGAAGCGACTGATAGTAACGAACTACTATCAAAAGTAAGCCACATCGTAGGACATCCCGCAGTAGCTCGCGACCTC is a genomic window of Corynebacterium singulare containing:
- the msrA gene encoding peptide-methionine (S)-S-oxide reductase MsrA, which gives rise to MFLYKPEPKLVSKEQALPGRAEPILDNPQPHAVLGTPITGPWKEGQKSLIIAIGCFWGAEKMYWETEGVESTSVGYAGGITPNPTYYEVCRGLTNHAEAVQITYDPERVSLRDLVVKALEAHDPTQGFRQGNDVGTQYRSAFYPETEEERAEIQQLVDSYAAKLVAAGFGATTTDVTLLSETEAGEYYLAEDEHQQYLHKVPNGYCPHHSTGVKCG
- a CDS encoding superoxide dismutase, which produces MAVYELPELDYAYDALEPHISAEIMELHHSKHHAGYVAGANAALEALEEQRNGEANADAIRALSKNLAFNLGGHANHSIFWKNLSPNGGGEPTGDLAEAINRDFGSFEKFKAHFSAVATGLQGSGWAVLGYDHIAGRLVIEQLTDQQGNISVNFTPLLMLDMWEHAFYLQYKNVKADYVKAVWNVFNWEDVAERYAAATK
- a CDS encoding replication protein RepA translates to MTVQSDDGVHARGANTQILDAWNLWFDARDPNQGSFMESELVLTNRFFRHVAESPIPIDLNVLRQLNRLKRPGFSSV